ATGTCGCAGGGCTGGTTATGGCCAACCAGGTTGGCCTGGCGGACGATCAGGTCAAACATGTCTTGGCTTCCTTTCCAATTTCAGCAGGGGCCATGTTCAGCGTTCGCCGCGGCGGAAGGGGATCAGCAGAGCCTTGGGATAGGCGGCCCGTCGCGACATGATGATCAGGGCCAGAATACTCATCACATAGGGCGCCATCAAGTAAAACTGATAAGGGATGGCAGTGGTGGCCTGCTGCTGAACCCGCATCTGCAGGGCATCGAAGGTTGCGAAGAGCAGGGCGCCAAGCAGCGCCTTGGCCGGTTGCCAGGAGGCGAACACCACCAGGGCGATGCAGATCCAGCCGCGACCATTAACCATGCCGATGTAGAAGGCATCGAAAGCGGACAGGGTCAGAAAGGTGCCGCCAACCGCCATCAGGGCACTGCCCGCTACCACCGCGCCGGTGCGCAGCAAGTGGACATTGATCCCTTGCGCTTCCGCGGCCAGCGGGTTTTCACCGACCATGCGCACGGCCAGGCCAAGGGGGGTGCGGTAGAGCAGGTAGCTGACCAGAATCACCACCAGCAGGGCCAGCCAGGTCAGCGGCGACTGTACGAACAGAGCCTCGCCGACGACCGGCAGCTTGGCCAGTCCGGGGATCCCCCAGGAGGCAAAGGGGGTAATCTTGGGGGGCGTGGTGACATCGGGCAGCATCATCCGGAAGACGAAG
This genomic window from Pelobacter seleniigenes DSM 18267 contains:
- a CDS encoding ABC transporter permease; this encodes MFDFADMILAAGFWAATLRMATPLIFGTLGELICERSGVLNLGIEGIMTIGSMAGWMWVFQGGSLWGGVLFAALVGALFGLLHSVLTVYLGLSQHVSGLGITMLTSSLCYFVFRMMLPDVTTPPKITPFASWGIPGLAKLPVVGEALFVQSPLTWLALLVVILVSYLLYRTPLGLAVRMVGENPLAAEAQGINVHLLRTGAVVAGSALMAVGGTFLTLSAFDAFYIGMVNGRGWICIALVVFASWQPAKALLGALLFATFDALQMRVQQQATTAIPYQFYLMAPYVMSILALIIMSRRAAYPKALLIPFRRGER